Proteins encoded in a region of the Zea mays cultivar B73 chromosome 4, Zm-B73-REFERENCE-NAM-5.0, whole genome shotgun sequence genome:
- the LOC103655659 gene encoding uncharacterized protein — translation MVDLLGDPAWPQLHPRPCTDTPWPGLQCELAPDDACVLRANRLHLGLDVATPPCRPRARLDPTSLRGLLHLRTQSIFGCFGAAQAPVELSPALFTS, via the coding sequence ATGGTGGACCTCCTCGGCGACCCGGCGTGGCCGCAGCTCCACCCGCGGCCCTGCACCGACACGCCGTGGCCGGGCCTGCAGTGCGAGCTCGCGCCCGACGACGCGTGTGTGCTCCGCGCCAACCGCCTCCACCTGGGCCTCGACGTCGCCACCCCGCCCTGTAGGCCTAGGGCTAGGCTCGACCCCACCTCGCTGCGCGGCCTGCTGCACCTCCGGACGCAATCCATCTTCGGCTGCTTCGGCGCCGCCCAGGCCCCCGTCGAGCTGTCGCCCGCGCTGTTCACGTCGTAG
- the LOC103654013 gene encoding aspartyl protease family protein At5g10770, producing the protein MASISKFLLALLFSYHTLIAHAADDRRHKVLSVGSLMKSSTACSEPKVTPPSTGVTVPLHHRYDPCSPVPSKKVPTLEERLRRDQLRAAYIKRKFSGAGDIEQSDAATVPTTLGTSLSTLEYVITVGIGSPAVTQTMSMDTGSDVSWVQCKPCSQCHSEVDSLFDPSSSSTYSPFSCSSAPCAQLSQSQEGNGCMSSQCQYIVNYGDSSSTTGTYSSDTLTLGSSAMTDFQFGCSQSESGGFNDQTDGLMGLGGGAQSLASQTAGTFGTAFSYCLPPTSGSSGFLTLGTGSSGFVKTPMLRSTQIPTYYVVLLESIKVGSQQLNLPTSVFSAGSLMDSGTIITRLPPTAYSALSSAFKAGMQQYPPATPSGILDTCFDFSGQSSISIPTVTLVFSGGAAVDLAFDGIMLEISSSIRCLAFTPNGDDSSLGIIGNVQQRTFEVLYDVGGGAVGFKAGAC; encoded by the exons ATGGCATCTATTTCTAAGTTTCTACTTGCACTGTTGTTCAGCTATCACACCCTCATTGCTCACGCAGCAGACGATCGCCGCCACAAGGTTCTGTCCGTTGGCTCTCTGATGAAGTCTTCCACAGCATGCTCCGAGCCCAAAG TGACTCCACCATCCACCGGCGTCACggtgccgttgcaccaccggtacGACCCATGCTCGCCTGTACCCTCCAAGAAGGTGCCCACCTTGGAGGAGCGGCTCCGGCGCGACCAGCTTCGAGCCGCCTACATCAAACGGAAGTTCTCTGGCGCCGGCGACATCGAGCAATCGGACGCCGCTACCGTGCCGACCACGCTGGGCACCTCCCTGAGCACGTTGGAGTACGTGATCACCGTCGGCATCGGCTCGCCGGCCGTGACCCAGACCATGTCCATGGACACCGGCAGCGACGTGTCGTGGGTGCAGTGCAAGCCGTGTTCGCAGTGCCACTCCGAGGTGGACTCGCTCTTCGACCCCAGCTCGTCGAGCACCTACTCGCCCTTCTCCTGCAGCTCCGCCCCCTGCGCGCAGCTCAGCCAGAGCCAGGAGGGGAACGGGTGCATGAGCTCCCAGTGCCAGTACATCGTCAACTACGGCGATAGCTCGAGCACGACCGGGACCTACAGCTCCGACACGCTCACGCTTGGCTCCAGCGCCATGACGGACTTCCAGTTCGGGTGCAGCCAGTCGGAGTCCGGCGGCTTCAACGACCAAACCGACGGGCTCAtggggctcggcggcggcgcgcagtCTCTCGCGTCCCAGACGGCGGGGACCTTTGGCACGGCCTTCTCTTACTGCCTCCCGCCAACTTCGGGTTCGTCCGGATTCCTCACTCTTGGAACGGGAAGTTCGGGTTTCGTGAAGACGCCGATGCTCAGGAGCACCCAGATCCCGACCTACTACGTCGTGCTCCTTGAGTCCATCAAGGTGGGAAGTCAGCAGCTCAACCTACCTACCTCGGTCTTCTCCGCCGGGTCGCTCATGGACTCCGGTACAATCATCACGAGGCTGCCGCCGACGGCCTACTCGGCGCTGTCGTCGGCGTTCAAGGCCGGGATGCAGCAGTACCCGCCGGCAACGCCCAGCGGCATCCTCGACACGTGCTTCGACTTCAGTGGCCAGTCCAGCATCAGCATACCGACCGTCACACTGGTGTTCTCCGGGGGCGCGGCCGTCGACCTCGCCTTCGACGGGATCATGCTGGAGATCAGCAGCAGCATCCGCTGCCTCGCCTTCACGCCCAACGGGGACGACAGCTCCCTCGGCATCATCGGCAACGTGCAACAGCGGACGTTCGAGGTGCTGTACGACGTCGGCGGTGGCGCTGTCGGGTTCAAGGCTGGGGCTTGCTGA